The Thermoanaerobaculia bacterium genomic interval TGCCACCGTCGCCATGGCGGCGATCGCATCGTCGATTCCGGCGAGCGTCGCCTCGAGGTCGGCGATCAGTGGGTCGTAGATTCCGGCGCGCGAGGGGGCTCCGCTCATGGCGCCATCGTACCAAGGGCGCGGCAGCTCTCGTGACGAAGCGTCTGCGTCTTGCCGGTGCGGCGGTGGCGATCCTCCTCCTGGTGGCGCTCTTCGGCCCGCTGATCGCGTCGCACGGACCGGTCGACCAGAATCTCGAACGCCGCCTCGAGGGTCCGACGCGCGCCCATCCGTTCGGTCTCGACGAGCTCGGCCGGGACATCCTGTCGCGTCTCCTCTGGGGAGCTCGCGTGTCGATGCTGGTCGGCTTCACGGTCGTCGGCTCGGCGACTCTTCTCGGCCTGTTCCTCGGTGCGCTCGCCGGCACGCTGGGTGGCCGCGTGGACGCGCTGCTCATGCGGTTGCTCGACGTCTTCCTGGCATTTCCCGGGATCCTGCT includes:
- a CDS encoding ABC transporter permease; protein product: MTKRLRLAGAAVAILLLVALFGPLIASHGPVDQNLERRLEGPTRAHPFGLDELGRDILSRLLWGARVSMLVGFTVVGSATLLGLFLGALAGTLGGRVDALLMRLLDVFLAFPGILLAIALVAVLGPALSHVILALVAIGWVGTARLVRGQILQLKEQEFVLAARAGGVSFARLVLR